Proteins from a single region of Weeksella virosa DSM 16922:
- a CDS encoding ribonuclease HII has product MLRKLTNMDYECGCDEAGRGCLAGPVIAAAVVFPNEFFDSTIIDSKLLTKIKRNNLRELINTNVLTAEIGFVDNQEIDELNILNASFEAMHRAINKLSIEPDFIIVDGNRFKPYKNIPHECIVKGDAKYISIAAASILAKTYRDEYMQKIHKEYPMYHWDKNKGYPTKQHREAIREFGVSPYHRTSFRLFDEQLSLDLE; this is encoded by the coding sequence ATGCTTAGAAAGTTAACAAATATGGATTATGAATGTGGATGTGATGAAGCCGGAAGAGGATGTCTTGCTGGCCCTGTGATTGCAGCAGCTGTAGTTTTCCCGAATGAGTTTTTCGATTCAACTATAATCGATTCTAAACTCCTAACTAAAATAAAACGCAACAATCTAAGAGAGCTTATAAACACAAATGTTCTGACGGCAGAAATTGGGTTTGTCGACAACCAAGAAATCGATGAACTTAATATTCTTAACGCAAGTTTCGAAGCTATGCATCGGGCTATTAACAAACTGAGTATAGAGCCTGATTTTATTATTGTGGATGGAAACCGATTCAAACCCTACAAAAACATTCCGCACGAATGCATCGTAAAAGGTGATGCCAAATATATTTCGATTGCAGCCGCTTCTATTTTAGCCAAAACCTATCGCGATGAATATATGCAGAAAATACACAAAGAATACCCCATGTATCATTGGGATAAAAACAAGGGGTATCCTACCAAACAACATCGAGAAGCTATCCGAGAGTTTGGGGTTTCACCTTATCATAGAACGTCTTTTCGGTTGTTCGACGAGCAACTTTCACTTGATCTTGAATAA
- the gcvT gene encoding glycine cleavage system aminomethyltransferase GcvT, whose translation MKKTALNQKHKDLGAKMVPYAGFEMPVQYSGVNQEHFAVREKVGVFDVSHMGQIFVKGEKSIDYLQHILSNDVSKIADGQAQYNAMTNEEGGIVDDLIIYRLAADHWMVVVNASNAGKDWDWMNKYNTFDVELVNESDNRSLLAIQGPKAIEAMQSLTDVDLSSIPFYHFVVGKFAGIDNVLISATGYTGSGGFEVYFSNEAADTIWEKVLEAGEGFGIIPCGLAARDTLRLEKGYCLYGNDINETTSPYEAGLGWVTKLDTNFIGSDALKKQKEQGVDRKLVAFKMLERGIPRQGYKVVDDNENTVGEVTSGTQSPMLKQGIGLAYVHIDFAKIGTTIRIKIRDKNILAEVVKAPFV comes from the coding sequence ATGAAAAAAACGGCGCTTAATCAAAAGCATAAAGATTTGGGGGCAAAAATGGTTCCTTATGCAGGATTCGAAATGCCTGTTCAGTATTCGGGTGTAAACCAAGAACATTTTGCCGTTCGTGAAAAGGTCGGTGTTTTTGATGTGTCTCATATGGGGCAAATTTTTGTAAAAGGAGAAAAGTCTATCGATTACCTTCAACATATTCTGTCGAATGATGTGAGTAAAATTGCAGACGGACAAGCACAATACAATGCGATGACAAACGAAGAAGGCGGGATTGTAGATGATCTAATTATTTATCGTTTGGCTGCTGATCATTGGATGGTCGTGGTAAATGCTTCGAATGCAGGCAAAGATTGGGATTGGATGAACAAGTACAATACGTTTGATGTTGAGTTGGTGAATGAATCGGATAATCGATCTTTGTTGGCGATTCAAGGTCCGAAAGCAATCGAGGCTATGCAATCGTTGACCGATGTAGATTTATCATCGATTCCGTTCTATCATTTCGTGGTCGGGAAATTTGCAGGGATAGACAATGTGTTAATCTCGGCAACAGGCTACACCGGTTCTGGAGGTTTTGAAGTATATTTTAGTAATGAGGCTGCCGACACTATTTGGGAAAAGGTGCTAGAAGCAGGAGAGGGTTTTGGGATTATTCCTTGTGGATTAGCAGCAAGAGATACGCTACGTCTAGAGAAAGGATATTGTCTGTATGGTAATGATATAAATGAAACAACATCACCTTACGAAGCAGGTCTGGGTTGGGTAACCAAATTAGATACAAACTTTATTGGTTCTGATGCATTGAAGAAACAGAAAGAACAAGGAGTGGACCGGAAGTTGGTAGCTTTCAAGATGTTGGAAAGAGGAATTCCGCGTCAGGGTTATAAAGTAGTGGATGATAACGAAAATACAGTTGGTGAAGTAACTTCTGGGACACAATCTCCTATGCTGAAACAAGGGATTGGTTTGGCGTATGTTCACATAGACTTTGCTAAAATCGGGACAACAATTCGTATAAAAATTCGTGACAAAAACATTTTAGCAGAAGTGGTTAAAGCACCTTTTGTATAA
- a CDS encoding YiiX/YebB-like N1pC/P60 family cysteine hydrolase, whose translation MNDLQNGDLIFVGAHTEELSGAISRVTKISTTINYDHVGLIEKDRNLFYVLHAATEGGSQRESLDEFYTNQTQKKNQIAIYRLKKEYQYSIPNAIQTAKTMLGKPYNWLYIQDENSLYCSDYIERAFRQDSIFELIPMNFKNPNTGEIDDFWVRFYAKKGKEVPQDEPGTNPNQIATSEKLDFVGLLVL comes from the coding sequence ATGAACGATTTACAAAACGGAGATTTGATTTTTGTCGGAGCACATACCGAAGAGCTTTCGGGAGCAATAAGTCGAGTTACAAAAATTTCTACAACCATAAATTATGACCATGTTGGTTTGATAGAAAAAGACAGAAATTTGTTTTACGTTCTTCATGCAGCTACAGAAGGCGGTTCTCAGAGAGAAAGTTTGGATGAGTTTTACACTAATCAGACACAGAAAAAAAACCAAATCGCAATTTATAGATTAAAAAAAGAATATCAATACAGCATACCAAATGCAATCCAGACAGCCAAAACAATGTTAGGTAAACCATATAATTGGCTTTATATTCAAGATGAAAATAGCTTGTATTGCTCAGATTATATCGAAAGAGCTTTTCGACAAGATAGTATTTTCGAATTGATTCCGATGAATTTCAAGAATCCAAACACAGGAGAAATAGATGATTTTTGGGTTCGTTTTTATGCCAAAAAAGGCAAAGAAGTCCCGCAAGACGAACCTGGGACCAATCCCAACCAAATTGCCACATCAGAAAAGTTGGATTTTGTAGGATTACTTGTATTATAA
- a CDS encoding peroxiredoxin, which translates to MKIGTHIPSFSLEDNKRNWFNSDEFLYKKNMVLFFYPKDFTPVCTKEVCVFRDFHEKFADLDALILGINNQSPKTHEKFAEKHRLKFPLLSDKKGLLYKRFGLKKRWLFFYPRETFVFNKKGRLIAHIRDAKNPQVHIDQALEALRNEQKKN; encoded by the coding sequence ATGAAAATAGGAACACATATCCCGTCTTTTTCTTTAGAAGATAATAAGCGAAATTGGTTCAATTCGGACGAGTTTCTGTACAAAAAAAATATGGTGCTATTTTTCTATCCTAAAGATTTCACCCCTGTTTGCACCAAAGAGGTTTGTGTTTTTAGAGATTTTCATGAAAAATTTGCCGATTTGGATGCATTGATACTTGGCATTAATAATCAATCGCCGAAAACGCATGAGAAATTTGCCGAAAAACATCGACTAAAATTTCCACTTCTATCAGACAAAAAAGGTTTGCTATATAAGCGTTTTGGTCTCAAGAAAAGATGGCTATTTTTTTACCCACGAGAAACATTTGTGTTTAATAAAAAAGGACGTTTAATTGCTCATATTCGCGATGCGAAAAATCCTCAAGTGCATATAGATCAGGCGCTTGAAGCGCTGAGAAACGAACAGAAAAAAAATTAG
- a CDS encoding 6-pyruvoyl trahydropterin synthase family protein, producing the protein MKVTVNRKAHFNAAHRLYNPKWTDEKNREIFGKCSNPNYHGHNYELIVSVRGDIDPDTGFVMNLDDLRKIIEVEVEDYLDHKNLNLDIVDFQNLNPTAENIVIIIYNRIRAKLENHLDLKVTLFETPRNFVEYSGD; encoded by the coding sequence ATGAAAGTCACAGTCAATAGAAAAGCGCATTTTAATGCTGCTCATCGTTTATACAACCCGAAGTGGACAGATGAAAAAAATCGAGAAATTTTCGGTAAATGCTCCAATCCTAATTATCATGGGCATAATTATGAGCTGATTGTGAGTGTGCGAGGCGACATTGATCCCGATACAGGTTTTGTGATGAATTTGGATGATTTGAGAAAAATAATCGAAGTAGAAGTCGAGGATTATTTGGATCATAAAAATCTCAATCTTGATATTGTTGATTTTCAAAACCTCAATCCCACTGCAGAAAATATTGTTATTATAATTTATAATCGAATTCGTGCAAAACTCGAAAATCATTTAGATCTGAAAGTTACTTTGTTTGAAACGCCAAGAAATTTTGTCGAATACTCAGGCGATTAA